One region of Bubalus bubalis isolate 160015118507 breed Murrah chromosome 15, NDDB_SH_1, whole genome shotgun sequence genomic DNA includes:
- the DGAT1 gene encoding diacylglycerol O-acyltransferase 1 isoform X10: MLILSNARLFLENLIKYGILVDPIQVVSLFLKDPYSWPALCLVIVANIFAVAAFQVEKRLAVGALTEQAGLLLHGVNLATILCFPAAVAFLLESITPVGSVLALMVYTILFLKLFSYRDVNLWCRERRAGAKAKAALAGKKANGGAAQRTVSYPDNLTYRDLYYFLFAPTLCYELNFPRSPRIRKRFLLRRLLEMLFLTQLQVGLIQQWMVPAIQNSMKPFKDMDYSRIVERLLKLAVPNHLIWLIFFYWLFHSCLNAVAELMQFGDREFYRDWWNSESITYFWQNWNIPVHKWCIRHFYKPMLRRGSSKWAARTAVFLASAFFHEYLVSIPLRMFRLWAFTGMMAQIPLAWIVGRFFRGNYGNAAVWLSLIIGQPVAVLMYVHDYYVLNREAPAAGT, encoded by the exons ATGCTG ATCTTAAGCAACGCACGGTTATTTCTAGAGAACCTCATCAA GTATGGCATCCTGGTGGACCCCATCCAAGTGGTGTCTCTGTTCCTGAAGGACCCCTACAGCTGGCCAGCTCTGTGCCTGGTCATTG TGGCCAATATCTTTGCCGTGGCTGCGTTCCAGGTGGAGAAGCGCCTGGCCGTG GGAGCCCTGACGGAGCAGGCGGGGCTGCTGCTGCACGGGGTCAACCTGGCCACCATTCTCTGCTTCCCAGCGGCCGTGGCCTTTCTCCTCGAGTCCATCACTCCAG TGGGCTCCGTGCTGGCCCTGATGGTCTACACCATCCTCTTCCTCAAGCTGTTCTCCTACCGGGACGTCAACCTCTGGTGCCGAGAGCGCAGGGCTGGGGCCAAGGCCAAGGCTG CTTTGGCAGGTAAGAAGGCCAACGGGGGAGCTGCCCAGCGCACCGTGAGCTACCCCGACAACCTGACCTACCGCG ATCTCTACTACTTCCTCTTCGCCCCGACCCTGTGCTACGAGCTCAACTTCCCCCGCTCCCCCCGCATCCGAAAGCGCTTCCTGCTGCGGcgactcctggagatg CTGTTCCTCACCCAGCTCCAGGTGGGGCTGATCCAGCAG TGGATGGTCCCGGCCATCCAGAACTCCATGAAGCCCTTCAAG GACATGGACTACTCCCGCATCGTGGAGCGCCTCCTGAAGCTGGCG GTCCCCAACCACCTCATCTGGCTCATCTTCTTCTACTGGCTCTTCCACTCCTGCCTGAACGCCGTGGCCGAGCTCATGCAGTTTGGAGACCGCGAGTTCTACCGGGACTGGTG GAACTCCGAGTCTATCACCTACTTCTGGCAGAACTGGAACATCCCTGTTCACAAGTGGTGCATCAG ACACTTCTACAAGCCCATGCTCCGGCGGGGCAGCAGCAAGTGGGCAGCCAGGACGGCAGTATTTCTGGCCTCCGCCTTCTTCCACGAG TACCTGGTGAGCATCCCCCTGCGCATGTTCCGCCTTTGGGCCTTCACGGGCATGATGGCGCAG ATCCCGCTGGCCTGGATAGTGGGCCGCTTCTTCCGCGGCAACTACGGCAACGCAGCCGTGTGGCTGTCACTCATCATTGGGCAGCCGGTGGCCGTCCTGATGTACGTCCACGACTACTACGTGCTCAACCGTGAGGCGCCGGCAGCCGGCACCTGA
- the DGAT1 gene encoding diacylglycerol O-acyltransferase 1 (The RefSeq protein has 7 substitutions compared to this genomic sequence), with amino-acid sequence MGDRGGAGGSRRRRTGSRPSIQGGSGPAAAEEEVRDVGAGGDAPVRDTDKDGDVDVGSGHWDLRCHRLQDSLFSSDSGFSSYRGILNWCVVMLILSNARLFLENLIKYGILVDPIQVVSLFLKDPYSWPALCLVIVANIFAVAAFQVEKRLAVGALTEQAGLLLHGVNLATILCFPAAVAFLLESITPVGSVLALMVYTILFPKLFSYRDVNLWCRERRAGAKAKAALAGKKANGGAAQRTVSYPDNLTYRDLYYFLFAPTLCYELNFPRSPRIRKRFLLRRLLEMLFLTQLQVGLIQQWMVPAIQNSMKPFKDMDYSRIVERLLKLAVPNHLIWLIFFYWLFHSCPNAVAELMQFGDREFYRDWWNSESITYFWLNWNIPVHKWCIRHFYKPMLRRGSSKWAARTAVFLASAFFHGYLVSIPLRMFRLWAFTGMMAQIPLAWIVGRFFRGNYGNAAVWLSLIIGQPVAVLMYVHDYYVLNREAPAAGT; translated from the exons ATGGGCGACCGCGGCGGCGCTGGCGGCTCCCGGCGCCGGAGGACGGGGTCGCGGCCTTCGATCCAGGGCGGCAGTGGGCCCGCGGCAGTGGAAGAGGAGGTGCGGGATGCGGGCGCCGGAGGGGACGCGCCGGTCCGGGACACAGACAAGGACGGAGACGTAGACGTGGGCAGCGGCCACTGGGACCTGAG GTGTCACCGCCTGCAGGATTCCCTGTTCAGTTCTGACAGTGGCTTCAGCAACTACCGCGGCATCCTGAATTGGTGTGTGGTGATGCTG ATCTTAAGCAACGCACGGTTATTTCTAGAGAACCTCATCAA GTATGGCATCCTGGTGGACCCCATCCAAGTGGTGTCTCTGTTCCTGAAGGACCCCTACAGCTGGCCAGCTCTGTGCCTGGTCATTG TGGCCAATATCTTTGCCGTGGCTGCGTTCCAGGTGGAGAAGCGCCTGGCCGTG GGAGCCCTGACGGAGCAGGCGGGGCTGCTGCTGCACGGGGTCAACCTGGCCACCATTCTCTGCTTCCCAGCGGCCGTGGCCTTTCTCCTCGAGTCCATCACTCCAG TGGGCTCCGTGCTGGCCCTGATGGTCTACACCATCCTCTTCCTCAAGCTGTTCTCCTACCGGGACGTCAACCTCTGGTGCCGAGAGCGCAGGGCTGGGGCCAAGGCCAAGGCTG CTTTGGCAGGTAAGAAGGCCAACGGGGGAGCTGCCCAGCGCACCGTGAGCTACCCCGACAACCTGACCTACCGCG ATCTCTACTACTTCCTCTTCGCCCCGACCCTGTGCTACGAGCTCAACTTCCCCCGCTCCCCCCGCATCCGAAAGCGCTTCCTGCTGCGGcgactcctggagatg CTGTTCCTCACCCAGCTCCAGGTGGGGCTGATCCAGCAG TGGATGGTCCCGGCCATCCAGAACTCCATGAAGCCCTTCAAG GACATGGACTACTCCCGCATCGTGGAGCGCCTCCTGAAGCTGGCG GTCCCCAACCACCTCATCTGGCTCATCTTCTTCTACTGGCTCTTCCACTCCTGCCTGAACGCCGTGGCCGAGCTCATGCAGTTTGGAGACCGCGAGTTCTACCGGGACTGGTG GAACTCCGAGTCTATCACCTACTTCTGGCAGAACTGGAACATCCCTGTTCACAAGTGGTGCATCAG ACACTTCTACAAGCCCATGCTCCGGCGGGGCAGCAGCAAGTGGGCAGCCAGGACGGCAGTATTTCTGGCCTCCGCCTTCTTCCACGAG TACCTGGTGAGCATCCCCCTGCGCATGTTCCGCCTTTGGGCCTTCACGGGCATGATGGCGCAG ATCCCGCTGGCCTGGATAGTGGGCCGCTTCTTCCGCGGCAACTACGGCAACGCAGCCGTGTGGCTGTCACTCATCATTGGGCAGCCGGTGGCCGTCCTGATGTACGTCCACGACTACTACGTGCTCAACCGTGAGGCGCCGGCAGCCGGCACCTGA
- the DGAT1 gene encoding diacylglycerol O-acyltransferase 1 isoform X5 yields MCPQEGKGSPGLSPYKTGGLAQCPGWPPGGRVVGGRWGCCLEPASGAGPGLSCAPPPLPPAEGWLPSPPGPALGAGLSEVGSEGPLLASAVDSRCHRLQDSLFSSDSGFSNYRGILNWCVVMLILSNARLFLENLIKYGILVDPIQVVSLFLKDPYSWPALCLVIVANIFAVAAFQVEKRLAVGALTEQAGLLLHGVNLATILCFPAAVAFLLESITPVGSVLALMVYTILFLKLFSYRDVNLWCRERRAGAKAKAALADLYYFLFAPTLCYELNFPRSPRIRKRFLLRRLLEMLFLTQLQVGLIQQWMVPAIQNSMKPFKDMDYSRIVERLLKLAVPNHLIWLIFFYWLFHSCLNAVAELMQFGDREFYRDWWNSESITYFWQNWNIPVHKWCIRHFYKPMLRRGSSKWAARTAVFLASAFFHEYLVSIPLRMFRLWAFTGMMAQIPLAWIVGRFFRGNYGNAAVWLSLIIGQPVAVLMYVHDYYVLNREAPAAGT; encoded by the exons ATGTGTCcacaggagggaaagggaagcCCTGGCCTCTCCCCTTACAAAACTGGAGGCCTTGCTCAATGCCCTGGATGGCCTCCTGGTGGCAGGGTGgttggtgggaggtggggctgcTGCTTAGAACCCGCCAGCGGGGCTGGGCCTGGGCTGAGCTGCGCCCCTCCACCTCTGCCTCCAGCTGAGGGTTGGCTTCCATCTCCACCAGGCCCAGCACTGGGCGCAGGGCTCTCAGAGGTGGGCTCTGAAGGTCCCCTGCTGGCTTCTGCAGTGGACTCCAG GTGTCACCGCCTGCAGGATTCCCTGTTCAGTTCTGACAGTGGCTTCAGCAACTACCGCGGCATCCTGAATTGGTGTGTGGTGATGCTG ATCTTAAGCAACGCACGGTTATTTCTAGAGAACCTCATCAA GTATGGCATCCTGGTGGACCCCATCCAAGTGGTGTCTCTGTTCCTGAAGGACCCCTACAGCTGGCCAGCTCTGTGCCTGGTCATTG TGGCCAATATCTTTGCCGTGGCTGCGTTCCAGGTGGAGAAGCGCCTGGCCGTG GGAGCCCTGACGGAGCAGGCGGGGCTGCTGCTGCACGGGGTCAACCTGGCCACCATTCTCTGCTTCCCAGCGGCCGTGGCCTTTCTCCTCGAGTCCATCACTCCAG TGGGCTCCGTGCTGGCCCTGATGGTCTACACCATCCTCTTCCTCAAGCTGTTCTCCTACCGGGACGTCAACCTCTGGTGCCGAGAGCGCAGGGCTGGGGCCAAGGCCAAGGCTG CTTTGGCAG ATCTCTACTACTTCCTCTTCGCCCCGACCCTGTGCTACGAGCTCAACTTCCCCCGCTCCCCCCGCATCCGAAAGCGCTTCCTGCTGCGGcgactcctggagatg CTGTTCCTCACCCAGCTCCAGGTGGGGCTGATCCAGCAG TGGATGGTCCCGGCCATCCAGAACTCCATGAAGCCCTTCAAG GACATGGACTACTCCCGCATCGTGGAGCGCCTCCTGAAGCTGGCG GTCCCCAACCACCTCATCTGGCTCATCTTCTTCTACTGGCTCTTCCACTCCTGCCTGAACGCCGTGGCCGAGCTCATGCAGTTTGGAGACCGCGAGTTCTACCGGGACTGGTG GAACTCCGAGTCTATCACCTACTTCTGGCAGAACTGGAACATCCCTGTTCACAAGTGGTGCATCAG ACACTTCTACAAGCCCATGCTCCGGCGGGGCAGCAGCAAGTGGGCAGCCAGGACGGCAGTATTTCTGGCCTCCGCCTTCTTCCACGAG TACCTGGTGAGCATCCCCCTGCGCATGTTCCGCCTTTGGGCCTTCACGGGCATGATGGCGCAG ATCCCGCTGGCCTGGATAGTGGGCCGCTTCTTCCGCGGCAACTACGGCAACGCAGCCGTGTGGCTGTCACTCATCATTGGGCAGCCGGTGGCCGTCCTGATGTACGTCCACGACTACTACGTGCTCAACCGTGAGGCGCCGGCAGCCGGCACCTGA
- the DGAT1 gene encoding diacylglycerol O-acyltransferase 1 isoform X1, whose protein sequence is MCPQEGKGSPGLSPYKTGGLAQCPGWPPGGRVVGGRWGCCLEPASGAGPGLSCAPPPLPPAEGWLPSPPGPALGAGLSEVGSEGPLLASAVDSRCHRLQDSLFSSDSGFSNYRGILNWCVVMLILSNARLFLENLIKYGILVDPIQVVSLFLKDPYSWPALCLVIVANIFAVAAFQVEKRLAVGALTEQAGLLLHGVNLATILCFPAAVAFLLESITPVGSVLALMVYTILFLKLFSYRDVNLWCRERRAGAKAKAALAGKKANGGAAQRTVSYPDNLTYRDLYYFLFAPTLCYELNFPRSPRIRKRFLLRRLLEMLFLTQLQVGLIQQWMVPAIQNSMKPFKDMDYSRIVERLLKLAVPNHLIWLIFFYWLFHSCLNAVAELMQFGDREFYRDWWNSESITYFWQNWNIPVHKWCIRHFYKPMLRRGSSKWAARTAVFLASAFFHEYLVSIPLRMFRLWAFTGMMAQIPLAWIVGRFFRGNYGNAAVWLSLIIGQPVAVLMYVHDYYVLNREAPAAGT, encoded by the exons ATGTGTCcacaggagggaaagggaagcCCTGGCCTCTCCCCTTACAAAACTGGAGGCCTTGCTCAATGCCCTGGATGGCCTCCTGGTGGCAGGGTGgttggtgggaggtggggctgcTGCTTAGAACCCGCCAGCGGGGCTGGGCCTGGGCTGAGCTGCGCCCCTCCACCTCTGCCTCCAGCTGAGGGTTGGCTTCCATCTCCACCAGGCCCAGCACTGGGCGCAGGGCTCTCAGAGGTGGGCTCTGAAGGTCCCCTGCTGGCTTCTGCAGTGGACTCCAG GTGTCACCGCCTGCAGGATTCCCTGTTCAGTTCTGACAGTGGCTTCAGCAACTACCGCGGCATCCTGAATTGGTGTGTGGTGATGCTG ATCTTAAGCAACGCACGGTTATTTCTAGAGAACCTCATCAA GTATGGCATCCTGGTGGACCCCATCCAAGTGGTGTCTCTGTTCCTGAAGGACCCCTACAGCTGGCCAGCTCTGTGCCTGGTCATTG TGGCCAATATCTTTGCCGTGGCTGCGTTCCAGGTGGAGAAGCGCCTGGCCGTG GGAGCCCTGACGGAGCAGGCGGGGCTGCTGCTGCACGGGGTCAACCTGGCCACCATTCTCTGCTTCCCAGCGGCCGTGGCCTTTCTCCTCGAGTCCATCACTCCAG TGGGCTCCGTGCTGGCCCTGATGGTCTACACCATCCTCTTCCTCAAGCTGTTCTCCTACCGGGACGTCAACCTCTGGTGCCGAGAGCGCAGGGCTGGGGCCAAGGCCAAGGCTG CTTTGGCAGGTAAGAAGGCCAACGGGGGAGCTGCCCAGCGCACCGTGAGCTACCCCGACAACCTGACCTACCGCG ATCTCTACTACTTCCTCTTCGCCCCGACCCTGTGCTACGAGCTCAACTTCCCCCGCTCCCCCCGCATCCGAAAGCGCTTCCTGCTGCGGcgactcctggagatg CTGTTCCTCACCCAGCTCCAGGTGGGGCTGATCCAGCAG TGGATGGTCCCGGCCATCCAGAACTCCATGAAGCCCTTCAAG GACATGGACTACTCCCGCATCGTGGAGCGCCTCCTGAAGCTGGCG GTCCCCAACCACCTCATCTGGCTCATCTTCTTCTACTGGCTCTTCCACTCCTGCCTGAACGCCGTGGCCGAGCTCATGCAGTTTGGAGACCGCGAGTTCTACCGGGACTGGTG GAACTCCGAGTCTATCACCTACTTCTGGCAGAACTGGAACATCCCTGTTCACAAGTGGTGCATCAG ACACTTCTACAAGCCCATGCTCCGGCGGGGCAGCAGCAAGTGGGCAGCCAGGACGGCAGTATTTCTGGCCTCCGCCTTCTTCCACGAG TACCTGGTGAGCATCCCCCTGCGCATGTTCCGCCTTTGGGCCTTCACGGGCATGATGGCGCAG ATCCCGCTGGCCTGGATAGTGGGCCGCTTCTTCCGCGGCAACTACGGCAACGCAGCCGTGTGGCTGTCACTCATCATTGGGCAGCCGGTGGCCGTCCTGATGTACGTCCACGACTACTACGTGCTCAACCGTGAGGCGCCGGCAGCCGGCACCTGA
- the DGAT1 gene encoding diacylglycerol O-acyltransferase 1 isoform X4 → MRWLWDGSSDSEWAGYGGFWAGPSSGYPHRLSSWDSWAWEPCSPCQKAGAESRRRGPGGSEPHCVCSPGWTWRRCHRLQDSLFSSDSGFSNYRGILNWCVVMLILSNARLFLENLIKYGILVDPIQVVSLFLKDPYSWPALCLVIVANIFAVAAFQVEKRLAVGALTEQAGLLLHGVNLATILCFPAAVAFLLESITPVGSVLALMVYTILFLKLFSYRDVNLWCRERRAGAKAKAALAGKKANGGAAQRTVSYPDNLTYRDLYYFLFAPTLCYELNFPRSPRIRKRFLLRRLLEMLFLTQLQVGLIQQWMVPAIQNSMKPFKDMDYSRIVERLLKLAVPNHLIWLIFFYWLFHSCLNAVAELMQFGDREFYRDWWNSESITYFWQNWNIPVHKWCIRHFYKPMLRRGSSKWAARTAVFLASAFFHEYLVSIPLRMFRLWAFTGMMAQIPLAWIVGRFFRGNYGNAAVWLSLIIGQPVAVLMYVHDYYVLNREAPAAGT, encoded by the exons ATGAGGTGGCTTTGGGACGGTTCCAGTGACAGTGAGTGGGCTGGATATGGGGGGTTCTGGGCAGGTCCATCAAGCGGATACCCCCACAGACTGTCCTCTTGGGATAGTTGGGCCTGGGAGCCCTGCTCGCCTTGCCAAAAGGCAGGCGCAGAGTCACGAAGAAGAGGGCCTGGGGGCTCAGAGCCCCACTGTGTGTGCAGCCCAGGATGGACCTGGAGGAG GTGTCACCGCCTGCAGGATTCCCTGTTCAGTTCTGACAGTGGCTTCAGCAACTACCGCGGCATCCTGAATTGGTGTGTGGTGATGCTG ATCTTAAGCAACGCACGGTTATTTCTAGAGAACCTCATCAA GTATGGCATCCTGGTGGACCCCATCCAAGTGGTGTCTCTGTTCCTGAAGGACCCCTACAGCTGGCCAGCTCTGTGCCTGGTCATTG TGGCCAATATCTTTGCCGTGGCTGCGTTCCAGGTGGAGAAGCGCCTGGCCGTG GGAGCCCTGACGGAGCAGGCGGGGCTGCTGCTGCACGGGGTCAACCTGGCCACCATTCTCTGCTTCCCAGCGGCCGTGGCCTTTCTCCTCGAGTCCATCACTCCAG TGGGCTCCGTGCTGGCCCTGATGGTCTACACCATCCTCTTCCTCAAGCTGTTCTCCTACCGGGACGTCAACCTCTGGTGCCGAGAGCGCAGGGCTGGGGCCAAGGCCAAGGCTG CTTTGGCAGGTAAGAAGGCCAACGGGGGAGCTGCCCAGCGCACCGTGAGCTACCCCGACAACCTGACCTACCGCG ATCTCTACTACTTCCTCTTCGCCCCGACCCTGTGCTACGAGCTCAACTTCCCCCGCTCCCCCCGCATCCGAAAGCGCTTCCTGCTGCGGcgactcctggagatg CTGTTCCTCACCCAGCTCCAGGTGGGGCTGATCCAGCAG TGGATGGTCCCGGCCATCCAGAACTCCATGAAGCCCTTCAAG GACATGGACTACTCCCGCATCGTGGAGCGCCTCCTGAAGCTGGCG GTCCCCAACCACCTCATCTGGCTCATCTTCTTCTACTGGCTCTTCCACTCCTGCCTGAACGCCGTGGCCGAGCTCATGCAGTTTGGAGACCGCGAGTTCTACCGGGACTGGTG GAACTCCGAGTCTATCACCTACTTCTGGCAGAACTGGAACATCCCTGTTCACAAGTGGTGCATCAG ACACTTCTACAAGCCCATGCTCCGGCGGGGCAGCAGCAAGTGGGCAGCCAGGACGGCAGTATTTCTGGCCTCCGCCTTCTTCCACGAG TACCTGGTGAGCATCCCCCTGCGCATGTTCCGCCTTTGGGCCTTCACGGGCATGATGGCGCAG ATCCCGCTGGCCTGGATAGTGGGCCGCTTCTTCCGCGGCAACTACGGCAACGCAGCCGTGTGGCTGTCACTCATCATTGGGCAGCCGGTGGCCGTCCTGATGTACGTCCACGACTACTACGTGCTCAACCGTGAGGCGCCGGCAGCCGGCACCTGA
- the DGAT1 gene encoding diacylglycerol O-acyltransferase 1 isoform X3 has translation MCPQEGKGSPGLSPYKTGGLAQCPGWPPGGRVVGGRWGCCLEPASGAGPGLSCAPPPLPPAEGWLPSPPGPALGAGLSEVGSEGPLLASAVDSRCHRLQDSLFSSDSGFSNYRGILNWCVVMLILSNARLFLENLIKYGILVDPIQVVSLFLKDPYSWPALCLVIVANIFAVAAFQVEKRLAVGALTEQAGLLLHGVNLATILCFPAAVAFLLESITPVGSVLALMVYTILFLKLFSYRDVNLWCRERRAGAKAKAALAGKKANGGAAQRTVSYPDNLTYRDLYYFLFAPTLCYELNFPRSPRIRKRFLLRRLLEMLFLTQLQVGLIQQWMVPAIQNSMKPFKVPNHLIWLIFFYWLFHSCLNAVAELMQFGDREFYRDWWNSESITYFWQNWNIPVHKWCIRHFYKPMLRRGSSKWAARTAVFLASAFFHEYLVSIPLRMFRLWAFTGMMAQIPLAWIVGRFFRGNYGNAAVWLSLIIGQPVAVLMYVHDYYVLNREAPAAGT, from the exons ATGTGTCcacaggagggaaagggaagcCCTGGCCTCTCCCCTTACAAAACTGGAGGCCTTGCTCAATGCCCTGGATGGCCTCCTGGTGGCAGGGTGgttggtgggaggtggggctgcTGCTTAGAACCCGCCAGCGGGGCTGGGCCTGGGCTGAGCTGCGCCCCTCCACCTCTGCCTCCAGCTGAGGGTTGGCTTCCATCTCCACCAGGCCCAGCACTGGGCGCAGGGCTCTCAGAGGTGGGCTCTGAAGGTCCCCTGCTGGCTTCTGCAGTGGACTCCAG GTGTCACCGCCTGCAGGATTCCCTGTTCAGTTCTGACAGTGGCTTCAGCAACTACCGCGGCATCCTGAATTGGTGTGTGGTGATGCTG ATCTTAAGCAACGCACGGTTATTTCTAGAGAACCTCATCAA GTATGGCATCCTGGTGGACCCCATCCAAGTGGTGTCTCTGTTCCTGAAGGACCCCTACAGCTGGCCAGCTCTGTGCCTGGTCATTG TGGCCAATATCTTTGCCGTGGCTGCGTTCCAGGTGGAGAAGCGCCTGGCCGTG GGAGCCCTGACGGAGCAGGCGGGGCTGCTGCTGCACGGGGTCAACCTGGCCACCATTCTCTGCTTCCCAGCGGCCGTGGCCTTTCTCCTCGAGTCCATCACTCCAG TGGGCTCCGTGCTGGCCCTGATGGTCTACACCATCCTCTTCCTCAAGCTGTTCTCCTACCGGGACGTCAACCTCTGGTGCCGAGAGCGCAGGGCTGGGGCCAAGGCCAAGGCTG CTTTGGCAGGTAAGAAGGCCAACGGGGGAGCTGCCCAGCGCACCGTGAGCTACCCCGACAACCTGACCTACCGCG ATCTCTACTACTTCCTCTTCGCCCCGACCCTGTGCTACGAGCTCAACTTCCCCCGCTCCCCCCGCATCCGAAAGCGCTTCCTGCTGCGGcgactcctggagatg CTGTTCCTCACCCAGCTCCAGGTGGGGCTGATCCAGCAG TGGATGGTCCCGGCCATCCAGAACTCCATGAAGCCCTTCAAG GTCCCCAACCACCTCATCTGGCTCATCTTCTTCTACTGGCTCTTCCACTCCTGCCTGAACGCCGTGGCCGAGCTCATGCAGTTTGGAGACCGCGAGTTCTACCGGGACTGGTG GAACTCCGAGTCTATCACCTACTTCTGGCAGAACTGGAACATCCCTGTTCACAAGTGGTGCATCAG ACACTTCTACAAGCCCATGCTCCGGCGGGGCAGCAGCAAGTGGGCAGCCAGGACGGCAGTATTTCTGGCCTCCGCCTTCTTCCACGAG TACCTGGTGAGCATCCCCCTGCGCATGTTCCGCCTTTGGGCCTTCACGGGCATGATGGCGCAG ATCCCGCTGGCCTGGATAGTGGGCCGCTTCTTCCGCGGCAACTACGGCAACGCAGCCGTGTGGCTGTCACTCATCATTGGGCAGCCGGTGGCCGTCCTGATGTACGTCCACGACTACTACGTGCTCAACCGTGAGGCGCCGGCAGCCGGCACCTGA
- the DGAT1 gene encoding diacylglycerol O-acyltransferase 1 isoform X2: protein MCPQEGKGSPGLSPYKTGGLAQCPGWPPGGRVVGGRWGCCLEPASGAGPGLSCAPPPLPPAEGWLPSPPGPALGAGLSEVGSEGPLLASAVDSRCHRLQDSLFSSDSGFSNYRGILNWCVVMLILSNARLFLENLIKYGILVDPIQVVSLFLKDPYSWPALCLVIVANIFAVAAFQVEKRLAVGALTEQAGLLLHGVNLATILCFPAAVAFLLESITPVGSVLALMVYTILFLKLFSYRDVNLWCRERRAGAKAKAALAGKKANGGAAQRTVSYPDNLTYRDLYYFLFAPTLCYELNFPRSPRIRKRFLLRRLLEMLFLTQLQVGLIQQWMVPAIQNSMKPFKDMDYSRIVERLLKLAVPNHLIWLIFFYWLFHSCLNAVAELMQFGDREFYRDWWNSESITYFWQNWNIPVHKWCISKWAARTAVFLASAFFHEYLVSIPLRMFRLWAFTGMMAQIPLAWIVGRFFRGNYGNAAVWLSLIIGQPVAVLMYVHDYYVLNREAPAAGT, encoded by the exons ATGTGTCcacaggagggaaagggaagcCCTGGCCTCTCCCCTTACAAAACTGGAGGCCTTGCTCAATGCCCTGGATGGCCTCCTGGTGGCAGGGTGgttggtgggaggtggggctgcTGCTTAGAACCCGCCAGCGGGGCTGGGCCTGGGCTGAGCTGCGCCCCTCCACCTCTGCCTCCAGCTGAGGGTTGGCTTCCATCTCCACCAGGCCCAGCACTGGGCGCAGGGCTCTCAGAGGTGGGCTCTGAAGGTCCCCTGCTGGCTTCTGCAGTGGACTCCAG GTGTCACCGCCTGCAGGATTCCCTGTTCAGTTCTGACAGTGGCTTCAGCAACTACCGCGGCATCCTGAATTGGTGTGTGGTGATGCTG ATCTTAAGCAACGCACGGTTATTTCTAGAGAACCTCATCAA GTATGGCATCCTGGTGGACCCCATCCAAGTGGTGTCTCTGTTCCTGAAGGACCCCTACAGCTGGCCAGCTCTGTGCCTGGTCATTG TGGCCAATATCTTTGCCGTGGCTGCGTTCCAGGTGGAGAAGCGCCTGGCCGTG GGAGCCCTGACGGAGCAGGCGGGGCTGCTGCTGCACGGGGTCAACCTGGCCACCATTCTCTGCTTCCCAGCGGCCGTGGCCTTTCTCCTCGAGTCCATCACTCCAG TGGGCTCCGTGCTGGCCCTGATGGTCTACACCATCCTCTTCCTCAAGCTGTTCTCCTACCGGGACGTCAACCTCTGGTGCCGAGAGCGCAGGGCTGGGGCCAAGGCCAAGGCTG CTTTGGCAGGTAAGAAGGCCAACGGGGGAGCTGCCCAGCGCACCGTGAGCTACCCCGACAACCTGACCTACCGCG ATCTCTACTACTTCCTCTTCGCCCCGACCCTGTGCTACGAGCTCAACTTCCCCCGCTCCCCCCGCATCCGAAAGCGCTTCCTGCTGCGGcgactcctggagatg CTGTTCCTCACCCAGCTCCAGGTGGGGCTGATCCAGCAG TGGATGGTCCCGGCCATCCAGAACTCCATGAAGCCCTTCAAG GACATGGACTACTCCCGCATCGTGGAGCGCCTCCTGAAGCTGGCG GTCCCCAACCACCTCATCTGGCTCATCTTCTTCTACTGGCTCTTCCACTCCTGCCTGAACGCCGTGGCCGAGCTCATGCAGTTTGGAGACCGCGAGTTCTACCGGGACTGGTG GAACTCCGAGTCTATCACCTACTTCTGGCAGAACTGGAACATCCCTGTTCACAAGTGGTGCATCAG CAAGTGGGCAGCCAGGACGGCAGTATTTCTGGCCTCCGCCTTCTTCCACGAG TACCTGGTGAGCATCCCCCTGCGCATGTTCCGCCTTTGGGCCTTCACGGGCATGATGGCGCAG ATCCCGCTGGCCTGGATAGTGGGCCGCTTCTTCCGCGGCAACTACGGCAACGCAGCCGTGTGGCTGTCACTCATCATTGGGCAGCCGGTGGCCGTCCTGATGTACGTCCACGACTACTACGTGCTCAACCGTGAGGCGCCGGCAGCCGGCACCTGA